Genomic segment of Vitis riparia cultivar Riparia Gloire de Montpellier isolate 1030 chromosome 19, EGFV_Vit.rip_1.0, whole genome shotgun sequence:
cttcaattttttctttaaattaattcaattaattataattaataaaattaatttaatttgatattgttatttatttataaaataaataatatttatctcttagttttggtttcttttattttggaatttaaaaaaaaattattatcaattttatgtgaaaaatgtttataaaaaaaaattattattaatttattaaataattatatgattcttttaagggtttttttttttttttttaggaaaccatctcttcaagagattaTTAtccacttttaatatttttatttttattttttgaaaattcttacttttgtgAGATTCACActttttgattttgatttttttttttaacaaaattatctCTTTAAAAGACGATTTCTCaccttttacaatttttaattttcttttttaacaaaatcgtatcttcaaaaaacaatttcttactttttttaagACATATTTCTCCccttattttattaaagaaattgtcccctcaaaaaatcattttttttagcaagacgattcttttttgtataattttttttttaagaaaataaatctagaaaagacaattttaatatatatatattttcctatcTGTCCAAAACTAtgatagatttgaaattatttttgaaaagcaTTATACTCTTGTAAAAAATCCTTGTTTCTAGAGGCTATTACTAGAATGCGTCCATGAATTGTtaagtaatattataattttttatatatctaaacttgattttaattattttataaaaatcaactttttataatttttaattattttgtggttatcttgaatatattttattttatatttattaaatgattacATTAATAGTTAAAATCATATTTACTTTctcagaaaataaaatatcatttaaattatatcaaatattttataaatcttaatttgattcattattttaaaagaaacaatatctaaaattgtaatttaataatctacgatcatatcaaaattaaaattaagttttatgataaattaataaattatttatttatatttattcttattaattcaaatataatttcttttattttaatttgataaaagttaGAAATCACGTTGTAGACCCCATTTAGGGCTCGTTTTTGTGCAGCCCAATTTTGCCAAGTGTCATGATCTCAAGGAGCCACGTGTCCATGCATGGTTGGTTGTTGAGGAATCAGATTGGAGTGCCAATGGAAGGGTGACACGTGGAGGAGCATTCTAGAAGGTTCCTGCAGGCCGTTAGCAAGAGcggatgagagagaggaaaaggATTCTGCAGAGTAGTGGGGGGTTTTTGTTGGTTGTTTCTGCAGGGATTTGTTAGAGGGGCAAATTCGGGAGAGAAAAAAGATATGGGCAGAGAAGTTGTTTTAGAAAGGTGGCAGAAATCTTTTGAAGGAGGCAGCCTTTTGTAGGGTTGTTTTAGGAAGTGAGGGGCAGACGAGAGAAAGAGGTTTTTGGAGGTTGTAGAGGGAGTTTTCTGAGAAGAGGAAGGGGGCAGAGAGCTTTGGGTGAGGAGGAGCttttgtttggtgatttttGGTGGGAGAGGAGGCTACCAGAGAGagggaaggaaaaagaaagtgCAGAGGGAGGGACTTTCTTCTGAGAGTTAGAGGAGAGGAGCTTGAGAGTAAGAAAGAGAGAGCAAGctagagagaagattttttagAGGGGAGTTTAGAAAGCTGATAGAGAGGAGACCGACTGAAAATGAGAGGATAGAGGAAGAGATTAGAGAGTGGAGAAGAGGTGCTGAGGAGATCGATTTTCCGGAGGTATTTTGGAGCAGTGTTTGAGGAACGTTTGAAGCGGAACAGAACATCGGCACTCTCAGGTATGAAAGCAAAAggtttattgttatttttttattcttattgcTCCTCCATAGTTGCTGTTGATATTTTGAATGTTGTTTAGTTTGTTGGGATGAAGCCTTACTTTCGTGGTTGCCATAGCTGATTTTGGTACTCTGCTTCTATTATGAATATGCGTCAAGGTTGTGTGTAAAATGGATTTTCTCACCTAATCAGAGGGTTCATGGATGGCTCATGAAATGAAACCTCTGAGAATCACTTCCACTCGTTTCCTTTTATGCTTCATAttccctccattttttttcttttttttggctcTGTTTCTAGGTCTTGATCAATGCAAGAGCTGTGGGAAAGTGGATTTTTGTGTGTTCCTTCAACGTTTTGACACGGAGAAAAGGGTTATGACTGGTTGGTGAAGTTCTATTATAAGGTTCAAAGGGAGCTCAGTTGGCACCATGACACTGTTCGAGGTTTGTGGGTATCTATTGCGTAGGGGCACAAATGAGGACATCTAGTTTCCGGCTAGGCTCCTTTCATCCTGGGTCTCTCAAGTTTCCCTGGTCATACAAGTTGGTCCTCAGCTTCTCCAAGAGTCCAAGCCTGTGACGCACCTCGTCATACATGGAGAATATCATGTTAGATGAGTTCAGTGAGGCTCATGTACGGCATGGTCATAAAGTTGGATCACCACGAGGGATCTGGTCGATTCCTTCACCAGTTCAACCATCTTTTGAGAGACTTGCTCGGATAAGGGAGCTAATGTTGTAATCTATTCCAGTTTAGAGGCAAGAGGCTATTAATCCCAATGGTAGCTGCAGGCTGGGAGTTTGCTTTTGTTACGGTTCCGGGCCCTAGTGAAACTACAGTTGCAGAGAATACATAAGCTGGTTGGATGGACAGGATCTTCATGGCCGGAGGGTGAGAGTGAACTATGCAACGGATAGAGCACGTTCTGACGGCAGTGGCGGGAATTTCAGTGTGGCTGGTGGTGTTGACAATTATGTTGGTGCTGCTGCTGGAAGCAGTAGCGGCTTTGCCAGTGGTGGAGCTGATCAGTTGGGCAGCCAAATGGCGCAGGGGGCCCCGTCCTCTCAAGTGGTCAAAAACTGAAGATGCCACATATTCCTGGACAAGCTTTTGCTCTCCCATGTATAGTTGTTATTTGCATGGGCACTTTTCCTCATCGCTTTTTTTGAACCACTGCACCATGAACAATTCCAATACCCTTCCTGCCCCTATCCCATCACCGATTCCATTAACTCCATGCACAGAaacccattttctctctctatcccTTCATTCATTTCACCATTATCCCACCTTCCATTCCTCCCCCATGCTCTTTCTCTCATCACCTCTTGTCGTGATCCACCAACAGCATCTTGCATCCTTCCCGAGCATACATCAGACCCATCATTCACCTCCCAATCACGTGCATGATATCCATTGCGCATGGCCACCCTTGTCACTTTTCCACCTTGTCAATGCCCATCATTAATGAATCACTCTCACTTCATACCCACTGCCCATATCCATACCCATATTTCATAACCTCTCATGCAGGCAATTACCTTCAGTGATCCCTACGCCACGTTGTTGTTCTGGCTTTGCATGGCCTAGAAAATGGTGACTAATGATGTGGTCAATGCCATGGGGACATCAATGGGTGCGAAGGCATCGACGCTCCAGCAAGGCCCCGCGGTATAGGTGCTGATGTTATTGGATTTCTTGTTGGTAAGCTTACTGTTGCAAAGACGGGATTGAACATGAAGAAAAGGTTTGATATAAAGCTAGCTAGAGCAGTTTGACAGTGCCGAAGCAGTTCACAGAATAGAGAATAGGTTGATTGAAAATCGTGAATTCCAACTACGGTATGCAGCGTCTGAGCTAACTGAATAGAGCTTCTGGAGTACATGTGATGTTGGGTCCTACGAGCACTGCAGAAAGAAGTATGGAGTAGTGTGAACTTTTATGAGGAGGTCCCACTGATGAGATTGCAGTTGAGGTCCCTTATGGTTGCTGCACCACTTTCAGCGACTATCTCACGCCTGATCCAAGCATTCATACCCTGGGCCCACTTACATGATTCTTGGAGCATTATGTCTTTGATTGATCGGAATGAGAAGTCAAAAGGAATacagaaaatatgaaaagacgTGGTAACAAGAAGAGAGCGTTTTCATGAATCCAGTGAGTGACTGACACCACAAGAATTCTAGCGCGAAAGTGGAGCAGCCATGGTATGCTGGGCTACTCACCAGTAATGatagaaaaattcttttgagaaTATTGACGTGCATGGGTTTTATGTATAATTAACAGGGACTCCCAGATTGGGTCCAAGTTCTTGCATGCTTGATGTTTGGTTGAGAGAAGGATCATCTCCTTCTGTGGTTTGTGCCCGGTGCCGTTTGGCTGCTGATTGCTACATCGATGCCCTCAAAATCCAGTATACCCGAGTCCATCATGGTGTTGCTAAGGTTCATTCCCTTAAAAATGATAAGACTGTTGCTTACCTCGGAATGACCAAATTGATTGAGAAGGCCAGGAATAATGCTTCTGCctatgagaaaagaaaagaagcagGGTTGCTGAGGTCCATGATTcgtttgaaaagaaaagagcaAGCAGCAAACCATGCTTGTAATGGCATCTGAGAATATAAATCTTGGTGACATGTAGAGCAAACCTGAGGTTATTGATCTTCTGTACCCATGAACTAGACCAGGACCTTTGATACTTTCTCATCATCTCCATACCCATAGGATGTGATGATTGATGGGTATATTCCAAAATGAGACATCAAATGGGGTTTGCTTACCTGGGAATCAGAAGTCAGTTGCACCAGTCGGAACACGGGAATCTCCGGCGGAGTCGTTGACTGTTTGAACTTCGACGCTCTCTTCTCCGGCGACTTGGTTCTTTGTTTTACTGATTGTGATCAGTTTGGGTTGATCTGTTGAATTTTAGAGTCTGTTTCTCGTGAGAAACCCATCAGCCATGTTCATTCTCGACTGGTTTATGGCGTTCTCGCCTCCCTCGGCTCATGACAGAAAATGGATGGCAAGTTGTTGGAGCTCAATAGAGGGGTGGCCATGCTGTTCACGTATCTGCAGTCTGCGAGGAAGGAAAGTCGATCGATGGATGTCACGGTCCTTGAGGAGCAGTTTCATCAGATGCATTGTGAGTGAAAAGTCGAACTCAACGAACCTTCTCTTGCATCTTCTCTACGAGGCGGTAGTCTGGGGTCATTTTCCTAGGACATTTGCTGATCTGAATGACAAGTGGGCAGTCTATGCGGGACCTAGTGGATGGAATGATCCTGATATGTTGGAAGTTCGCAATGGGGGCATGACCACAGATCACTTCTGTTGGCAAAAGCAAGAGGACATGACCACAGATCGGTGGGCATATAATATCGATCCTAGCAACCCCAGGTCCGACCTTGCCTGAGAGACCGCCGCCGCCATGGTCGCCGCCTCTATTGTCTTCCGCCGCTCCAACCCTTCCTACGCCAATGAGCTTCCGACCCATGCTCGACAGCTGTTCGAGTTTGGAGACAAATACAGGGGCAAATATGACAGCAGCATCACAGTGGCCCAGAAGTACTACTGGTCTTACAGTGAATACGCTGATGAGCTGCTCTGGGCAGCTGTGTGGTTATATCAAGCAATTAACAGTCAGTACTACTTGAGCTCCCTTGGAAAGAATGGCCAATCGCTCGGAGGAACCGGCTGGTCTATGACAGAGCTCGGGTGGGACGCCAAGTATGCTGGGGTTCAGGTTCTTGTGGCTAAGATGTTGATGCAAGGGAAGGTTCCAGCAATGTTAGCAGCAGATCGAGTAATTCATGTGTTCATGCTTGGGGGAAGGGTATTAGAGACATATAGGAAGTTACGAGAAATCATCTTTAGTGCAGTCAGTGTTCAGGGTGCTCCAAGTTTGCATTTCTAATCTGCATGGCCACCTTAGCATGGCCACTTTTCTGAGCCACGTGGCCCCTAAAatccttttcctttgttttcaaaaataatttcctaactCCGTTTTCAAATGTTTGTCTAGCttatgtcattattattattattattattattattatcattattattttattttatttatttacttatttatttatttatttttaaacgacttcaaatcatcaaatctctcATCTTTAGAGTTTTAGGTaccaaaatctcatttttaataaaatttggttgccattttctttttggcgagccactttcgaattttctttgattttcaaaaatgttttaaaataagcgtgaatttatttttcgtaATTCTTGGTGATAggatttacgaaattaattcacaCAAAAATAAAACGGGTTTTGATGGGGGCcccacatcaaataaattttcatcaaaataaaagtgaatttgaaataataccATGCATGATATTGGTGCTTCTTTATCTGGTTGAGTGATATGAGTGATATACTTTATGCTCATTACTATGCACTAACCCCGTTTTGTGATAGCGCGTTGCCGTTTGCTgatcaggtacgcatccacttccACTTTGATTATCCTCTGTTGCATATTCTGATACTCatgtgtgcatgattgattcgGGTATTCATCGATTTTCACATTGAtcgccatgtcagcttcattctattagtagagacccgtctttagggacttagaggggtgctacggtctttaccgtaccttcccgataagtaacctgacccccgaacccgatccgatttttcgtagatcaccttttccaaaataaggagtcacacttagggtttttctttcttattttgtttaccctttaaaaataaaacaaaaataagtggcgactccaagtcatttttttaatcaataaaaatcaatttttctaaaataaaaatcgagctcgccatcgagtgggaaacgcattgagccgaaatgcagggtccacacaCGTCTTAATaggattattattttaattttttaaaaagtttaggaaatatatatatatatatatacttttttatttggGATAGGATACCTGATCCATCTTAAAACATCATTGAGGGGCTTATAGTTGATGATTAGTCTACTCAAAGCATAATTAAAAACCATCCATATAAGAggtaatcaaaacatatttatattaataaattatacataaggagaaatatcttacaatggataagggtaggaaagcttgaagaaagcttgaagGCTTGAAGGGtaacatgatgagagagaaagaagagagaagggagagcataaGCTTGGGAGAGAAAATTTTAGTGTGCTTACAAATGAAGCCCGAGTCTTcttaaataggcaaaaaggaatcttaaatatatatatatatatatatatatatatataataccaAATTTAAAGattctaatattaaaaaaaaaaatgttctatgCCAACAATTATCTATAATATATtacaataatttcaaaacaaaacaataattattttgtttacaaactttaaaaaattccatCAATGAAGTTTCAACACCGCCACCGTCCACCGTTTCATATTGATTGAGTGAaatattgattaagaaaaacatCATcgaaaatttaaatgtttatgtcaattttattcatgtttttttcgtaaagcaaacttttttttttttatcaaatatcttaattggcaatcaagaaaataaaagaaaattagagtaaaaattttagaaaattggagtaaaaattcttattctattttcatttatttttattttaataaaagaaaataacgaataaaattatcttttccatgcaatctatttaaaaacaatccattttaatttcattttcctccCATATCCCACGCAAAATTGAAGTGGAAAGGAGTCAAACCAACTAGAGTAATCTAACTTTGTAGACTTACTTGTTGCTTCaccacttttaaaatttaattcatataaaacatCTAACATCCCAAAATGAACTCTCTTTTGCTTTGtctaaaattgaaataaatttatacataattGGCGCAcaataaacatgaaaattagGTTAATATGAAAGCACTTGATGAACACGTTGATTGAGAGGCATAGCATGCACATAAGTTATGAGGTTGCCATGAaaattaatagtaatttttttttttttaccaaatttaaagattccaaaattaaataataataataataatgttatatGCGAACATATAATATAGTCGTCTTCTAGaatatatcataataatttCATGGCAACACGTGCATATCTTATCATATTatcaacttttagaaaaattccaGCAATGAGGTTTCGCCAATATTAGCTGTGATTATCCCAGGCGTCTAAAATACCATGAAATGATCATGTTGTGAGGTGAATCCAAGCCTCTCACCTACCATTCAATTGTAGATTATGGGGCTTCGAAAACTCATTTTCAATAAGGTTTGACAAAAGCTTAAATGAGCGTTGAGATAGGGAAGGTTGAAATGTAGCAACTTTAGccaaccctaaaccctaaatgctaggctcttattattattaattatattcataaaaggatttatcatatattataatttaaattttgataattatagatcaatcaaataatattcatattttcattaaaactaaattaaaatttatttgaatatataattttcaaatttcttaattttaattaaagaataatattttaaaatcaaaaatatacaaatatatctcaaaatctctctaaattttaattttaattaaaaatacatatttataaGACTTACAAAAAAATCACACTTTCATGCTTAAGAGTTGAAAAGGccagaaaattttcaaaatcaaatttgaaagtaTAAGAATCAAGTTGAAAACATCTTCCTTAAATATTAAGCATTCATATACTGACCAACCGTAAAGGTCCAAGCCTAAGCTCGAAAATTCAACCCATGCCAGAGTCAAAGCTCTGGCCTAGACCTAGGACACGTGCCACACatgaaaatccaaataaaatgatatttaatttttgagaattgctatttatgttatattagtaatcaatgatatattttataactttgaaacatatttaaattttttatctctttttctaTAGGGATGTTATATTAGTAAtcaatgatatattttataactttgaaacatatttaaattttttatctctttttctaTAGTGTTGTTATATTTTATGGTTTAGAAATTCTCATTATGAGATCAAATCAAATTAGGTTTGAATcaagacacacacacacacacacacacacacatatacatacacacacacacacacatatacatacatatatatatatatatatacacacacatatatatatatatatatatataaactcttgAAAGGAAAAACCGATCTATGAACAAGTTGGTTTGTTAACTTACTGTTGTTGGGTACAGATGTATCTAAAAGGAGAGAAAACAATTTATGATTTCGTGGATTGGATTCATCCTGAATTTGACATTTCCAATGTAAGCTGAATCCAAATTTAAATACTGAAGACTGAATACCCCAAGTTGGCTCAGAATTACACTTCCTAATTCTCAGTTGGATTTTATTTAACAGTTATAATCAACCCAATATGCCTCTCAAGGAGGGCCCTAAACCATAACCAATTGCACCAACAATCTAAATTCAATTTGTCTGAACCCATGTATCATACTCAATTGTGCCTGCTCTAAAACTAGATTTCTTGATGAACTAAACCTATTTCATCCCGTCAACTTCAACATGagttttaatttgatttcaggGTGTTGATGCTAGAAACTTTACCCAACCTATTTCAATGTGTCTCTGGAACAGCTTTGCCGTTTCAGGCTGATGATATTACAGACCCTAAATCTATTATTGTAAGTACAGTTTGTTGGGGACAACAATGGCATTCTTTTCACATAAACTCAAGATTGACTTTAGATAACTGATAACAAGTAATGGGTATTGAGACAGTGTTCAAATATCAACAGGTTCAGAAGTTGCATCTTGAACATCACCTTCGTGTAATAGTCTAAACCTCAAAATCTTCTGGAGGCTAGCAATCGGTTTAACTTCCTTGGCTGGAGCTTGATTAGGATCTATTATGAATGTGCCTGAAAAAAGATTTGCTTCAGATGGTCCCGTCTCTTCATGAACCACAGGGGTGGCCTCTGCAAAGTGTATAACATGATAAACTTTTAGTAACAGATCTATTAAATAAATGACATCAAATGAACTTAAAATTGACAGCACTTGGATGATCAAATATACATTTTCTTGGGTAAGGAACCACACTTACGGCCTTCTGAGAAAACCAAGCATGTACCAATTGTTTCTTCATATTCTCCGATCTATGAAAAGACAAGCATTAATGGAAAGAGCTTATGTTCAGAAATCATAAGGTTAATCTTCATAACTTACCATGCAACAAGAAAACTTAGCAAATGAATACATAACTACATATAACTAATTGTAAGCTAATTCCAGCTAGCGTGAAGTCTATGGATTCTAGTCAGAGTTTAAAAAACCATAACACAAAAAACCGTAACTTTGGATTCTATTCAAAGTTATTTGTGGACCTCTCAcattgtttattaaataaataaatagaagattacaagcttatgagaagtcaaaacttatttttaagatcAATAAGAGTTTCTATACCTATTCagataattttgttaaaagagCTCCATGCAGAAGGTGGTAAAATGTTGCTTATTGTAGGAACCTTATTTTGGCTTATGTAGGAAGCTATTTCATGTTTAGTGGAACTTCTATAGCTTCTAGTTAAAGCCAAACTGATTTATTTTCGTATTTACTCATCTCAAATGCTACTGAAAACAACATTAAAAGGATTAGTTTTCCTAGAACATCCCAAAGCCCTTAATAGTTCAAAGACTAATGAACATACAACCATTGCTCTGAAAGCACTTAGACAGCAACATGTTTAGACCAGAGGCAAACATGAAAAACCTCTaacaaggagaagaaaaataCTGAAATAATATACAGCCACGATACaatagagaaaaatagaatGTT
This window contains:
- the LOC117909089 gene encoding endoglucanase 19-like, whose protein sequence is MVAASIVFRRSNPSYANELPTHARQLFEFGDKYRGKYDSSITVAQKYYWSYSEYADELLWAAVWLYQAINSQYYLSSLGKNGQSLGGTGWSMTELGWDAKYAGVQVLVAKMLMQGKVPAMLAADRVIHVFMLGGRVLETYRKLREIIFSAVSVQGAPSLHF
- the LOC117908060 gene encoding uncharacterized protein LOC117908060 isoform X3 translates to MEENLVHNESVEEEEEEYVLLNLDEGLDTPNPILVIGDSLKVIGEYEETIGTCLVFSEGQATPVVHEETGPSEANLFSGTFIIDPNQAPAKEVKPIASLQKILRFRLLHEGDVQDATSEPVDI
- the LOC117908060 gene encoding uncharacterized protein LOC117908060 isoform X1, translating into MEENLVHNESVEEEEEEYVLLNLDEVRGQVDIPPNAPYVLSGLDTPNPILVIGDSLKVIGEYEETIGTCLVFSEGQATPVVHEETGPSEANLFSGTFIIDPNQAPAKEVKPIASLQKILRFRLLHEGDVQDATSEPVDI
- the LOC117908060 gene encoding uncharacterized protein LOC117908060 isoform X5; protein product: MEENLVHNESVEEEEEEYVLLNLDEGLDTPNPILVIGDSLKIGEYEETIGTCLVFSEGQATPVVHEETGPSEANLFSGTFIIDPNQAPAKEVKPIASLQKILRFRLLHEGDVQDATSEPVDI
- the LOC117908060 gene encoding uncharacterized protein LOC117908060 isoform X4; protein product: MEENLVHNESVEEEEEEYVLLNLDEVRGQVDIPPNAPYVLSIGEYEETIGTCLVFSEGQATPVVHEETGPSEANLFSGTFIIDPNQAPAKEVKPIASLQKILRFRLLHEGDVQDATSEPVDI
- the LOC117908060 gene encoding uncharacterized protein LOC117908060 isoform X2, whose protein sequence is MEENLVHNESVEEEEEEYVLLNLDEVRGQVDIPPNAPYVLSGLDTPNPILVIGDSLKIGEYEETIGTCLVFSEGQATPVVHEETGPSEANLFSGTFIIDPNQAPAKEVKPIASLQKILRFRLLHEGDVQDATSEPVDI